A region from the Oculatellaceae cyanobacterium genome encodes:
- a CDS encoding FHA domain-containing protein has protein sequence MITLTLLHPLQSVPVQSWTFESESVVQIGRSTDNHVILYSAVVSRHHVELRLSGSGWEVVSLGANGTYLDGKRITQVPVVDGMVIRLASSGPKIQIRIGSIQAEGKQKTATATTSATTPTPQSSRETFVHTRSIDLEDQTQIDLRLSSFYRNYSEQV, from the coding sequence GTGATTACACTGACTCTGCTGCATCCTCTACAATCTGTCCCAGTCCAAAGCTGGACTTTTGAGTCTGAATCAGTTGTTCAGATTGGGCGGTCAACTGATAATCATGTCATTCTTTACAGCGCCGTAGTTTCCCGCCATCATGTAGAACTACGGCTTAGTGGTTCTGGCTGGGAAGTTGTTAGTTTAGGTGCTAATGGTACTTATTTGGATGGGAAACGCATTACTCAAGTACCTGTGGTAGATGGAATGGTAATTCGCCTTGCTAGTTCTGGCCCTAAAATTCAAATCAGAATTGGCTCAATACAAGCAGAGGGTAAGCAAAAAACTGCGACAGCTACTACTTCAGCAACTACACCTACCCCTCAATCTTCGAGAGAAACATTTGTACATACCCGTTCAATTGATTTAGAGGATCAGACGCAAATTGATCTCCGTCTTTCTTCTTTTTATAGAAATTATTCTGAGCAAGTATAG
- a CDS encoding FHA domain-containing protein: MIVCPNCTHQNPEGATQCEACYTPLPTTTNCPSCGASVQTDATFCGQCGSSLKPSTSAPEVANVPDIVTPDPLVTPETLVVTPQASPPMPSIPAPQIAPDLEIPAAAVSQPPQATPQASANPSPPPSTTPSGSAKTQLQLQTSRLLHVQTDTLIELPQNLSVLHIGKPNDQIPPDIDVSGFPNSEIVSRIHADIRLEGDTYYLEDVGSANGTYINHTPLPRGNRHRLRPGDRISLGKGDMMTFLFQIA, translated from the coding sequence ATGATTGTTTGCCCAAATTGCACCCACCAAAACCCAGAGGGGGCAACTCAATGTGAGGCTTGCTATACACCTTTACCCACAACTACCAATTGCCCTAGTTGCGGTGCATCAGTTCAAACTGATGCTACTTTTTGTGGTCAGTGTGGCTCTAGTCTTAAACCTAGTACATCCGCCCCAGAGGTGGCAAATGTGCCGGATATAGTCACCCCTGATCCTTTAGTCACACCAGAAACGTTAGTGGTTACCCCTCAAGCATCCCCTCCGATGCCCTCCATTCCTGCTCCACAAATTGCTCCCGATTTAGAAATTCCTGCTGCTGCCGTCAGTCAACCACCCCAGGCGACGCCTCAAGCTAGCGCCAATCCTTCTCCCCCACCATCAACAACGCCCTCTGGTAGTGCCAAAACTCAACTCCAGCTACAAACCTCTCGCTTACTGCACGTTCAAACCGATACACTGATTGAATTGCCACAAAATCTCTCAGTCCTTCATATAGGTAAGCCTAACGATCAGATTCCTCCTGACATTGATGTTTCAGGTTTTCCAAATTCTGAAATAGTTTCTCGGATTCATGCTGATATTAGATTAGAGGGAGACACATACTATCTGGAAGATGTGGGCAGTGCTAATGGTACTTATATTAACCACACCCCCCTGCCTAGAGGAAATCGTCACCGTCTGCGCCCAGGCGATCGCATTAGTCTAGGTAAAGGTGACATGATGACATTTTTATTCCAGATTGCTTAA
- the pgl gene encoding 6-phosphogluconolactonase has translation MKKIIEVLPDGAALNERSLNLILNKLHSAIQERGVFTIALSGGSTPKPLYEAIARQNLPWDKIHVFWGDERYVPSDDPDSNFRMAREAWLNQVDIPSFNIHPMPTDQADPATSAHLYEQELQEFFKTAPVEFPAFDLILLGMGDDGHTASLFPHTDALQVRDRTVTVGNKDGQPRITFTVPLINQARCVLFVVAGANKRPALAQVFAPTGDDLAYPSRLIQPQAELWWLLDQTAGQELHSLTN, from the coding sequence ATGAAAAAAATAATTGAAGTTTTACCGGACGGGGCTGCCTTGAATGAGCGATCGCTCAATTTGATTTTAAATAAACTACATTCAGCCATTCAAGAGCGTGGGGTATTTACGATCGCTTTATCTGGCGGCAGTACTCCCAAACCTTTGTATGAAGCGATCGCCCGCCAAAACCTCCCCTGGGATAAAATTCATGTGTTTTGGGGTGATGAACGTTACGTTCCCTCTGACGACCCTGATAGTAACTTCAGGATGGCGCGTGAAGCTTGGTTAAATCAAGTTGATATTCCTTCATTTAACATTCATCCTATGCCTACAGATCAGGCAGATCCAGCAACTTCTGCTCATCTGTACGAACAAGAATTGCAAGAATTCTTTAAAACTGCCCCGGTCGAGTTTCCGGCTTTTGATTTAATTTTGCTAGGTATGGGAGATGATGGGCATACAGCATCGCTATTTCCCCATACAGATGCTTTACAGGTGCGCGATCGCACGGTTACTGTTGGTAATAAAGATGGTCAACCTCGTATAACATTTACAGTGCCACTAATTAATCAGGCACGCTGTGTGTTGTTTGTTGTGGCTGGTGCGAATAAACGACCAGCTTTAGCTCAAGTTTTTGCTCCTACAGGTGATGATCTCGCCTACCCATCTCGGCTAATACAACCCCAAGCAGAACTTTGGTGGCTTCTAGATCAAACTGCTGGTCAAGAACTGCACTCGTTAACAAACTAA
- a CDS encoding HpsJ family protein has product MQTANSNQFPPLALKLVGAIMILSSLLDYIVLLFPFNPTDKAWQLNTTAQLVDRGIIPLVGIALLIAGYWMSSRDNNHAPGKPWQDLRFWALLLSSFLGLIFLLLVPLHLSNINTQKELALQQISQGASQAEAQLQGQLQQVEALAKNEQRLKELDQAIKSGQVQGEQLARLTAIREQLQKFKQDPKALNQQLETLQTQIRSRKLDAEKKANEQALKLGIRTGLSSLLLALGYIALGWTGLRSIGFSQGGRRKVKSR; this is encoded by the coding sequence ATGCAAACAGCTAATAGCAATCAATTTCCTCCTTTAGCCTTAAAGCTAGTTGGAGCGATCATGATTCTGTCTTCTCTGCTTGACTATATCGTTCTCTTGTTTCCCTTTAATCCCACTGATAAAGCTTGGCAACTCAACACAACAGCGCAGTTAGTTGATCGCGGAATTATTCCCCTAGTAGGTATAGCCTTATTAATAGCTGGGTATTGGATGAGTAGCCGTGACAACAACCACGCACCTGGAAAACCCTGGCAAGATTTAAGATTTTGGGCGTTGTTGCTCTCCAGTTTTTTAGGGTTAATCTTCCTACTGCTAGTGCCATTACATTTGAGTAATATTAATACTCAAAAAGAGTTAGCACTCCAACAGATTAGCCAAGGAGCCTCTCAAGCTGAAGCTCAACTGCAAGGTCAATTACAGCAGGTGGAGGCTTTGGCGAAAAATGAACAGCGACTCAAAGAGCTTGATCAAGCGATCAAAAGTGGTCAAGTCCAAGGGGAACAACTGGCTAGATTAACAGCAATCCGAGAACAGTTACAGAAATTTAAGCAAGACCCCAAAGCTCTTAATCAACAATTGGAAACGCTACAAACGCAAATTCGTAGCCGTAAGCTAGATGCAGAGAAAAAGGCTAACGAACAGGCTTTGAAGTTAGGTATACGAACTGGTTTGAGTAGTTTACTTCTAGCTCTAGGTTATATTGCCCTTGGCTGGACAGGGTTGAGAAGTATCGGATTTTCTCAAGGTGGTCGTCGTAAAGTTAAATCACGGTAA
- a CDS encoding glycosyltransferase family 2 protein, with amino-acid sequence MQASQLPNISPAWLEMFSIYILTYNEEVDIAACIESAMLSDDVIVVDSYSSDRTLEIASRYPAQIFQHKFESHGNQRTWMLKQIPTKYEWVYILEADERMTPDLFNECLQAIQASEYIGYYVAERVIFMNRWIRNSTQYPRYQMRLFRKDKVWFTDYGHTEREVCDGATSFLKETYPHYTCSKGLSRWIEKHNRYSTDEAKETLHQLESGTVNWRSLFWGASEVEKRRALKDLSLRLPLRPIVRFFYMYFFLGGCWDGQAGLTWCILQTFYEYLILLKVWELQHLPGANYEATQKTQEAASVDSAFRSS; translated from the coding sequence GTGCAAGCGTCTCAACTACCTAATATTTCTCCGGCTTGGCTTGAAATGTTCTCAATTTACATCCTGACTTATAACGAAGAGGTTGATATAGCTGCTTGTATTGAGTCAGCAATGCTATCTGATGATGTGATAGTTGTGGACTCCTATAGTAGCGATCGCACTTTAGAAATTGCCAGTCGCTATCCTGCCCAAATTTTCCAGCATAAGTTTGAAAGTCATGGGAATCAGCGTACTTGGATGCTGAAACAAATTCCTACTAAATACGAATGGGTATACATCCTAGAAGCTGATGAGCGGATGACACCAGACTTATTTAATGAATGTTTACAAGCAATTCAGGCTTCAGAATATATTGGCTACTACGTTGCAGAGCGAGTCATTTTCATGAACCGTTGGATTCGCAACAGCACGCAGTATCCACGTTACCAAATGCGGTTATTCCGAAAAGACAAAGTTTGGTTCACCGATTACGGTCATACAGAACGAGAAGTTTGTGATGGTGCTACCAGCTTTCTTAAAGAAACTTATCCTCATTACACCTGTAGTAAGGGGTTAAGTCGCTGGATTGAAAAGCATAACCGCTACTCTACAGACGAAGCTAAAGAAACCTTGCACCAACTAGAATCTGGAACAGTCAACTGGCGAAGCTTATTTTGGGGTGCTTCTGAGGTAGAAAAACGCCGTGCGCTTAAAGATTTATCCTTGCGCTTGCCATTGCGACCAATTGTACGCTTTTTTTATATGTATTTCTTCCTGGGTGGCTGTTGGGATGGGCAAGCTGGATTGACTTGGTGTATATTGCAAACTTTCTATGAATATCTAATTTTACTCAAAGTCTGGGAACTACAGCATCTGCCTGGGGCAAATTATGAAGCTACTCAAAAGACACAGGAAGCAGCCAGCGTAGATTCAGCGTTTCGCTCTTCTTAA
- a CDS encoding DUF502 domain-containing protein, with translation MLQRFKQDLKNDLIAGLLVVIPLATTIWLTITIANWVINFLTRIPKQINPFDGLHPILVNLLNLLVGLTVPLLCITLIGLMARNIVGRWLLDIGEQLLQAIPLAGSVYKTLKQLLETLLKDSNDKFRRVIMVEYPRRGMWVLAFVTGTMNSEIQSHMSERMLSVFIPTTPNPTTGWYAIVPDSDVIDLSMSIEDAFKVVVSGGIVNPGSSIPILPPSYNQKPLEDSISDLPEISRQVFPAEEN, from the coding sequence GTGCTGCAACGCTTTAAGCAGGACTTAAAAAATGATTTGATTGCAGGTCTATTGGTAGTAATTCCCCTAGCTACCACCATCTGGCTGACAATTACTATTGCCAACTGGGTGATCAACTTTTTGACCAGGATTCCCAAGCAAATCAATCCCTTTGATGGGCTGCATCCGATCTTGGTTAATCTGCTGAATTTGTTAGTCGGGCTAACTGTCCCCCTGCTGTGCATTACGCTGATTGGCTTAATGGCACGTAATATTGTGGGACGGTGGCTACTAGATATTGGGGAGCAACTCCTGCAAGCAATTCCCTTAGCAGGGTCGGTTTATAAAACACTTAAACAGCTTCTAGAAACTCTACTCAAGGATTCTAATGATAAATTTCGTCGTGTAATTATGGTGGAGTATCCTCGGCGTGGGATGTGGGTGCTGGCTTTTGTTACAGGTACGATGAATAGTGAAATCCAGTCTCATATGTCTGAGCGGATGTTGAGTGTTTTTATACCAACAACACCTAACCCGACGACAGGCTGGTACGCGATTGTGCCGGACAGTGACGTGATCGATTTGTCAATGTCTATTGAAGATGCTTTTAAGGTGGTTGTTTCTGGTGGAATTGTCAACCCTGGATCATCAATCCCGATATTACCTCCCTCGTATAACCAGAAACCCCTAGAAGACTCAATCTCTGATCTTCCAGAGATTTCACGGCAAGTTTTTCCCGCAGAAGAAAATTAA
- the nusB gene encoding transcription antitermination factor NusB, whose amino-acid sequence MQPRRIARDLAILSLSQLPNSPEKLSTQQLSNVMLSAIRTLTGEAQEALEAASAELQRSSDRLLSSQTRAVDVQSARTMVSDAVELTQAAINRLGNALELPEFIQLANQHDVRAYSLELLTTVSRRRTEIDELLSSTLKEWQLNRVPRIDRDILRIAVAEIWFLGVPDKVAINEAVDLAKRYSDEDGRRFINGVLRRASEEIKQQLLT is encoded by the coding sequence ATGCAACCTCGTAGAATTGCTCGTGACTTGGCAATTTTGAGCTTATCTCAACTGCCTAATTCACCCGAAAAACTATCAACACAGCAGCTTTCTAATGTAATGCTGTCAGCTATTCGCACACTTACAGGTGAAGCCCAAGAAGCGTTAGAAGCGGCATCCGCAGAACTACAACGCAGTAGCGATCGCCTCCTCAGCAGCCAAACCCGCGCCGTTGATGTCCAAAGTGCTAGAACAATGGTCAGTGATGCCGTTGAACTTACACAAGCAGCTATTAACCGCTTGGGCAATGCTTTAGAACTACCAGAATTTATTCAGTTAGCTAATCAACATGATGTTCGTGCTTACTCCCTAGAACTTCTCACCACTGTTAGTCGCCGACGTACTGAAATTGATGAACTCTTGAGTTCAACTCTCAAAGAGTGGCAGTTAAACCGTGTGCCTCGGATTGATCGAGATATTCTGAGAATTGCCGTAGCAGAAATTTGGTTTTTAGGTGTTCCAGATAAAGTAGCGATTAATGAAGCTGTCGATTTAGCTAAACGCTACAGCGATGAAGATGGACGGCGGTTTATTAACGGTGTGCTACGTCGTGCTAGTGAGGAAATCAAGCAGCAATTGCTGACTTAA
- the ftsY gene encoding signal recognition particle-docking protein FtsY: MVFNWFRRQFGDSQNTEVEQVETVAESPAEPVASVTSEEESQEAAADYLNWAKAAYKNIQQQQRSQDEEVSTPELELSTQNQAEITEIDESAKALLTEGIATTTTVADIGTTEVETNAANLLEESLPEPTETSVIEETPDTEVELTESPPTLELEFTELTEISPELEPITSTIVEPATNAIVEVATPAITPEVNTPALQQESPELPIWARESSAERQARLERLKATAIEEPEPVTATETQSSLETATAESDIDFDEGFLWSAEVLASQGRRPEDVSLEEISWLKRLRQGLDKTRRGLINQLKAIVGQGPLNQDAVMEIEALLLQADVGVEATDYIIDTLQKKLREEVLPPEQAIAYLKQILRELLEQPYQNSYNPIFVPEKDTLNIWLITGVNGAGKTTTIGKIAHLAQKSGYKCLIAAADTFRAAAVEQVKVWGERSGIDVIANPGKNADPAAVVFDGISAAQARGTELLLIDTAGRLQNKKNLMEELSKIRRIVDKKSPNAKVESLLVLDATLGQNGLRQAEVFSQAAKLSGVVLTKLDGTAKGGVALAVVKQLGLPIRFIGAGEGIEDLRPFSSYEFIEALLSG; encoded by the coding sequence ATGGTTTTTAATTGGTTTCGCCGCCAGTTTGGGGATAGTCAAAATACCGAAGTTGAACAGGTAGAAACTGTTGCTGAGTCGCCAGCAGAACCTGTTGCCTCAGTCACGAGTGAAGAGGAATCTCAGGAAGCCGCGGCAGACTACCTGAACTGGGCTAAGGCTGCTTATAAGAATATTCAACAACAACAGCGATCGCAAGATGAAGAAGTTAGCACCCCTGAATTGGAGTTATCCACCCAAAATCAGGCAGAAATAACAGAGATTGATGAAAGTGCGAAAGCGTTGCTTACCGAAGGTATCGCTACTACAACAACGGTAGCTGATATCGGCACAACTGAAGTTGAAACAAATGCTGCTAATCTGCTAGAAGAATCTTTACCTGAACCAACAGAAACCAGCGTAATTGAAGAAACACCAGATACAGAAGTTGAGTTAACAGAAAGTCCACCTACATTAGAACTTGAATTCACTGAATTAACAGAGATTTCCCCTGAATTAGAACCCATCACATCAACAATTGTTGAACCCGCGACCAACGCCATAGTAGAAGTAGCAACTCCAGCTATTACGCCAGAGGTGAATACGCCCGCTTTACAGCAAGAGTCACCTGAATTACCTATTTGGGCAAGAGAATCTAGTGCAGAGCGTCAAGCGCGTTTAGAGCGGCTCAAGGCAACTGCTATTGAGGAACCAGAACCTGTAACAGCAACTGAAACACAGAGCAGCCTAGAAACTGCTACAGCAGAATCAGACATAGATTTTGATGAAGGTTTCTTGTGGTCAGCAGAAGTATTAGCTTCCCAAGGTCGTCGTCCTGAAGACGTTTCCCTGGAGGAAATTAGCTGGCTCAAGCGCCTACGCCAAGGACTCGATAAAACCCGTCGTGGATTGATTAACCAGCTTAAAGCCATTGTTGGGCAAGGGCCGTTGAATCAAGATGCGGTGATGGAGATTGAGGCTTTATTGTTGCAAGCAGATGTAGGGGTAGAGGCGACCGACTATATTATCGATACACTGCAAAAGAAATTGCGCGAGGAAGTTTTACCTCCAGAACAGGCGATCGCATACCTTAAACAAATATTACGAGAGCTACTTGAGCAACCATATCAAAACTCCTATAACCCCATTTTTGTCCCTGAAAAAGACACTTTAAATATTTGGTTAATTACCGGAGTCAATGGTGCTGGCAAAACCACAACCATCGGCAAAATAGCTCATTTAGCTCAAAAATCTGGTTACAAATGCTTAATTGCGGCAGCAGACACCTTCCGCGCCGCAGCAGTAGAACAAGTCAAAGTTTGGGGTGAGCGTAGTGGCATAGATGTGATTGCCAACCCTGGAAAAAATGCTGACCCCGCAGCCGTAGTATTTGATGGAATTTCTGCGGCTCAAGCAAGAGGTACAGAATTACTCTTAATTGATACTGCCGGACGACTCCAGAATAAGAAAAATTTGATGGAGGAACTGAGCAAAATTCGTCGAATTGTTGACAAAAAATCTCCTAATGCCAAAGTAGAATCACTGCTAGTTTTAGATGCCACATTAGGGCAAAACGGTCTACGTCAAGCCGAAGTATTTTCACAAGCAGCAAAACTTAGTGGTGTTGTCTTAACAAAGCTAGATGGTACTGCTAAAGGTGGGGTAGCCTTAGCAGTTGTGAAGCAACTCGGTTTACCAATTCGTTTTATTGGTGCTGGTGAAGGAATTGAAGATTTACGCCCGTTTTCCAGTTATGAGTTTATCGAAGCTTTGCTTAGTGGGTAA
- a CDS encoding PP2C family protein-serine/threonine phosphatase — MTALPLPRQPYQSNEIPSAAEVTDMTPVFALKALVARLYREQNKIQDLLSSLGFALRSFNNLNQFLELIPLMATRVTDTDASALILFKPNGQVQLERLHCQDGHVCHDIRKAIEMTIRQMIASSGTQQLGSSNSSITPISFHEQVSAYLEPNIKLFATPILVQNTERGRLYVFSQDREYAWTENRQKLVRLVADQTAVAIANDELTVELRKKERLDRELEIGADIQLRLLPRQCPQIPGVELAARCQTANRVGGDYYDFIPANYDELRNKNKGDHESRQWSVVIGDVMGKGVPAGLIMTMTRGMLRAEVLNAHSPARILQHLNRVMYADLENSHRFVTLFYSEYDPQTRILSYSNAAHNPPLLWQATTRSVKRLDTFGMLIGLDADSQYEDAQVELAPGDTIIYYTDGFTDAANKNGERFEEENLIKAIQWACQHCLSPQAILDYLFDQVQQFIGFNNRNGDDMTLVVMKVKVIEDFQS, encoded by the coding sequence ATGACTGCTTTACCTCTTCCTCGCCAACCCTATCAATCAAATGAAATTCCTAGTGCTGCCGAAGTTACGGATATGACACCAGTCTTTGCACTCAAAGCTTTGGTAGCGCGTTTATATAGAGAACAAAATAAAATTCAAGACTTACTGAGTTCGTTAGGATTTGCCCTACGCAGTTTCAATAACTTAAATCAGTTCTTGGAACTCATTCCGTTGATGGCAACTAGAGTCACCGATACTGATGCTAGTGCGTTAATATTATTCAAACCTAATGGTCAGGTGCAACTAGAGCGACTGCACTGCCAAGATGGTCATGTGTGCCACGATATTCGGAAAGCCATCGAAATGACAATCCGTCAAATGATTGCTTCTTCGGGAACGCAGCAACTAGGAAGTTCTAATAGCTCAATCACGCCGATTTCATTCCATGAGCAAGTAAGCGCATATTTAGAGCCTAATATTAAGCTGTTTGCTACTCCAATTTTGGTTCAAAATACTGAACGGGGGCGGCTTTATGTCTTCAGCCAAGATCGGGAATATGCCTGGACAGAAAACAGACAGAAGTTAGTTCGTTTAGTAGCAGATCAAACTGCTGTGGCGATCGCTAACGATGAACTCACTGTTGAACTACGCAAAAAAGAACGTCTAGACCGAGAGTTAGAAATTGGTGCTGATATCCAGTTACGCTTACTACCGCGCCAATGTCCTCAGATTCCAGGCGTAGAATTGGCGGCTCGCTGTCAAACGGCTAACCGTGTTGGGGGAGACTATTATGATTTTATCCCAGCAAATTATGACGAATTGCGGAATAAAAATAAAGGCGATCACGAATCTCGCCAGTGGAGTGTGGTAATTGGGGATGTCATGGGTAAAGGCGTTCCCGCAGGTTTAATCATGACTATGACTAGGGGAATGCTGCGTGCTGAAGTGCTAAATGCTCACTCGCCAGCCAGAATTTTGCAACATTTAAACCGAGTAATGTACGCAGACTTAGAAAATTCCCATCGGTTCGTCACATTATTTTATTCTGAGTATGACCCCCAAACTCGTATCCTGTCTTATAGTAATGCTGCCCATAATCCTCCTTTACTATGGCAAGCAACGACCCGTAGTGTAAAACGGCTAGATACATTTGGGATGTTAATTGGCTTAGATGCTGATTCCCAATATGAAGACGCTCAGGTAGAACTAGCTCCTGGGGACACAATTATTTACTACACTGACGGTTTTACTGATGCCGCTAACAAAAATGGGGAACGTTTTGAAGAAGAAAACCTGATTAAAGCTATCCAGTGGGCTTGCCAACATTGTCTCAGCCCGCAAGCAATTCTAGATTACCTATTTGATCAGGTGCAGCAGTTTATTGGCTTTAATAACCGCAACGGCGATGATATGACATTGGTGGTTATGAAAGTAAAAGTTATAGAGGATTTTCAATCATAA
- the argH gene encoding argininosuccinate lyase: MTEQKTWSQRFESALHPAIALFNASITFDIELIEYDITGSIAHAKMLAHTGIISTQEGEQLVSGLEQIRSEYRQGQFNPGIEAEDVHFAVERRLTEILGDVGKKLHTARSRNDQVGTDTRLYLRSQISLIQAQIREFQGILLELAEVNVETLIPGYTHLQRAQPVSLAHHLLAYFQMLQRDWERLADVYGRTNISPLGCGALAGTTFPIDRHYTAELLNFASVYENSLDGVSDRDFAIEFLCAASLIMVHLSRFSEEIILWASEEFGFVKLKDSCATGSSIMPQKKNPDVPELVRGKTGRVFGHLQALLVLMKGLPLAYNKDLQEDKEALFDSVKTIKSCLEAMKILLAEGLEFRPERLSTAVNSDFSNATDVADYLAARGVPFREAYNLVGKVVRICLEKGKLLKDLSLPEWLELHPAFEEDIYSAIAPSQVVAARNSYGGTGFEQVRLALKNARTQIQA, translated from the coding sequence GTGACTGAACAAAAAACATGGAGCCAGCGATTTGAATCTGCTTTGCATCCAGCGATCGCACTTTTCAATGCTAGTATCACTTTTGATATTGAACTGATCGAGTATGACATCACTGGTTCAATCGCTCATGCCAAAATGCTTGCTCACACTGGCATCATTTCAACTCAAGAGGGTGAGCAACTGGTATCCGGGTTAGAACAAATTCGCTCAGAATATCGCCAAGGGCAGTTTAACCCAGGTATTGAAGCCGAAGATGTCCATTTTGCTGTGGAACGACGGCTAACTGAAATTCTTGGTGATGTAGGCAAAAAGTTACATACAGCGCGTTCGCGTAACGATCAGGTAGGTACTGATACGCGCCTGTATCTGCGATCGCAAATTAGCTTAATTCAAGCTCAAATCAGGGAATTTCAGGGCATTCTCCTGGAACTTGCCGAGGTAAATGTTGAGACGCTAATCCCTGGCTATACCCACCTACAACGCGCCCAACCAGTCAGCTTGGCTCATCACCTGTTGGCTTACTTTCAAATGCTACAACGAGACTGGGAACGCCTAGCAGATGTGTACGGCAGAACTAATATCTCACCCTTGGGTTGCGGGGCATTAGCTGGAACCACTTTCCCAATTGATCGCCACTATACGGCTGAATTGCTAAATTTTGCTAGTGTCTATGAAAATAGTTTAGATGGAGTGAGCGATCGCGATTTTGCGATTGAATTCCTTTGTGCCGCTAGCTTAATTATGGTTCACCTCAGCCGTTTTTCTGAGGAAATCATCCTTTGGGCATCGGAAGAGTTTGGTTTTGTCAAACTCAAAGATAGCTGCGCTACTGGTTCCAGTATTATGCCCCAAAAGAAAAACCCAGATGTGCCGGAACTGGTGCGTGGTAAAACTGGGCGTGTTTTTGGTCATTTGCAAGCTTTACTGGTCTTAATGAAAGGGCTACCTTTGGCTTATAACAAAGACCTGCAAGAAGATAAAGAAGCTTTATTTGACAGCGTTAAGACAATTAAATCTTGTCTTGAAGCAATGAAAATATTGCTTGCTGAGGGACTGGAGTTTCGCCCAGAACGTTTATCAACGGCAGTAAATTCTGACTTTTCCAATGCTACAGACGTAGCCGACTATTTGGCGGCGCGGGGCGTACCGTTTCGGGAAGCTTATAACTTAGTAGGTAAAGTAGTCAGAATATGTCTGGAAAAAGGCAAACTTCTTAAAGATCTCAGTTTGCCAGAATGGCTGGAACTTCATCCAGCATTCGAGGAAGATATTTATAGTGCGATCGCACCATCCCAAGTAGTTGCAGCGCGGAATAGTTACGGTGGTACTGGCTTTGAACAAGTACGACTTGCCCTTAAAAATGCCCGAACTCAAATTCAGGCTTAA
- a CDS encoding NUDIX hydrolase — translation MNIFAHTHEIVNPSFQEMLKKHKLLKTSLKFRRSLFGRYRSCIRTVYHNSLWANHSAIRHSLSMRRSWQFFQTVLGIIFRHPVTGATIIPILPDGRIVLIRRSDTGEWSLPGGLVDWGEDIPTTVKRELAEETGLNLIKIRRLVGVYSAPDRDPRIHSIVVVVEADVEGTMQVCDRLEVLDVQAFVPADLPKKKLAHDHERQLRDYFDGLTTLA, via the coding sequence TTGAATATTTTTGCCCATACCCACGAAATTGTCAATCCATCTTTCCAAGAAATGCTTAAGAAGCATAAGCTTCTCAAAACTTCTTTAAAATTTAGGCGATCGCTCTTCGGACGTTACCGAAGTTGCATCCGTACCGTCTATCATAACAGTCTGTGGGCAAACCATTCAGCTATAAGGCATTCCCTCTCAATGCGTCGGTCATGGCAATTCTTTCAAACCGTTTTGGGGATTATCTTTCGTCATCCCGTCACAGGTGCTACTATCATTCCAATTTTGCCGGATGGTCGAATTGTATTGATTCGGCGTAGTGATACAGGTGAGTGGAGTTTACCAGGCGGACTTGTGGATTGGGGTGAAGATATTCCCACAACTGTCAAGCGTGAGTTGGCAGAGGAAACTGGACTAAATTTGATCAAAATTAGGCGGTTAGTCGGGGTTTACTCAGCACCAGACCGCGATCCTAGAATTCATTCTATTGTTGTAGTGGTCGAAGCAGATGTCGAAGGTACTATGCAAGTATGCGATCGCCTTGAAGTGCTCGATGTCCAGGCATTTGTTCCCGCCGACTTGCCCAAGAAAAAACTTGCTCACGATCATGAACGGCAGTTGCGGGACTACTTTGACGGTCTGACCACCTTGGCTTAA